CGTACTTTCGTCTCCACACTTCACAAGAACATGTACgagaataattatatattccatgtttatatttttaaattgaatttatGCAAGACATTTTTCTTacattgaaaaaaagaaatcgATACATATGTATAGTAATTAAGGaatgtattgttttcaaaatggtcCTTGACTCTTTGTGCGCACTACGTCGTTTTCCTATACATTTggtgttaatttcattacatacACAAGTAGGCACAAACAATCATACACTCATTAATCAGCCATAGACTCTATCATTAAAAGTTTGCATGTCTCTGATGTACGAACGTGGTAATGCTCCTTTAAAAGCAATGGGCCGAGGACACTACCCATATTGGACACCGTGACGTCACAGGCGAAACATCTTTTCTTTCAAAGCAAATACCCTTGCAATGGGAtgtcttttttattttcattcccCGCACGTTTTGAGTGAAGCACGGGGAATTAAGAGCGgttcagtctgtctgtctgtcagtcgGTTTGTCACACTTCCTTTACTTTCACTTTCCAAATAAGGCACAATCCTTAAACATTATtgataaataacattttaacttATACGCAAGTGCAACAAGGTCCCTTGAGCTGAAAAGTGGTAGGATTATAAGGAAATTAGAGGCAAGATATAAAATGTTGCTTACGTAAGTAGTCGATATACCAAGATACTGTATCAATACCACGGCCGGTGTCGGATGTGAACAATTGTATTACTACCTATGCAAGTCCTTTTGAACGCGACGTACCAACCGGACCGAACCAGTTCAAGTAGAGGTGGTTCGTTTTCTAACACGTTTCACTTAGATCTAAGATGTTGGCAGTGTGATTCATATTTTATCGAAATGCAAATTACAACAACAAAGACATTGTTTTGACTTAATTTTCATGTGATGAAGTTGCATATATGTATGGTGCCTGATTATGGCCATCTATGTTGCGCTTTGGCGTGTTGACGCGGTTTGAAATTCGCGACACTTCGACTAAATCTCTTTTAGCCGCGGTTCGCAAACGCGCCAAAGCTGGCACCAACAAGCCAATGAATGGTACAGTCCATTAAATGTTCCAATTATTCTGGTACTAATTGCGTATCACTTTTGTTgctaaaatgaaaattatacaGTTTCTGTCTCGCCTTCAACGATAGCCGAGGAAAACGAGAATAAAATAGTGTTATTTCGCCGGCGGCGACAGTTGCCTTAAAGTTTACATATAATTACGCGTTGTTTGTTATTCGAAGGGTATCTTTCATATAGATACCGCCATTTTTGCAACTCATGAGAGATTGAATTAAGATCATCGAATCTAAATTGCACAATTTGCCATTTTCACCATCAGAAATTGAGAACATTAATTGAATTATCTTATTAAATATAGTCTTTCTAGGACATATACTAGATGCatatttttttcgatatttagAGGCACTTAGTTTTCAATTTGGCAAATTTGGTGTCAAATTCTATTTATTGTAAGTATTGTACGTAAATATCCAGTGTTGATGCAATAATATAGGATAAAGTATCATACTTTAATGAATATAACAAACTCGTATTGTTAAAAATTTGAATGATAGTGTGTTTTACTCTTTAAAAAGACGGCAATGGGCGATATTGTTTGGTTTTTAATGATTTCGCGtcagattgaaaaaaaatcgtttttaTGGACTGTCTCTTTTgcaccatttttttttacaaatttgcACTATAGTATAGCTACATATCCAGCAATGTTAATGAGCCAGAAATCACACTTTGAAAGTGACGATTTTTCTATATTCCTTATTTTTCAGATCATGAAATAGAATAAACGAGAGTACCGCACAGGGCAAAATTGTATACGCTCGTACGCCCGTACCTTCTGGCATGGATACAACTATGTAAATAAGATAATGAACAAGGGTAGATATTTGCAAGTTATTCTTTAATTTATTGAGTGATCATTAGGAAAAGATTTACCTTTCACTTCACCAAAGTTTAGTAGCAACAAAAAAATTCATGCTgataaagaatttgaatttaaataaattgtattgCTAGCAATACACAAAAGGATTGGACGAAGGTTATCACAATTTATCAATGGCCTCGCTGTAATAAAATTATACATATCCAAGACTTAGCAATGGCCTAATGATAaacagcatacatgtataataattcTATCGTAGTATCCAAACAGAGCAGAAAAGAAAAGGATAGAGGAAGGGGGAGAAGAAGAAAGAAACTTTGAAAATGAGAATACATCGTAAAGATAACGGGCAGACATTATCGATATCAAATATGTATAATGAATTGTATGTACACTTATATGATTATATCGCTATCAATAATACAGCTTTGAACATGTTCACAAATAGTTTCTTTTGATTCTTTATCTAAGGAAATATCACCATACAGAAGGCTTTCGTATATgatatttctataccatgatAGATGTCTAACtattgtatttctttgtacattacataattggcaataaaataaaatgttttccgTCCTCTATACTATGTCCACATCGACAGGACGGACTGTCAGTTAGGTTGACAcgtaataaatcattattacgATTACGAAAATGTGCCATACTCTTTAAAAACATGTTGCCGCTTACTTTGATGACAGTGTGGTATATAGTGACACGTGGGAGAACCCCTTGTTACAAATCAAGACTGTTTTTGACCGACTCGGAGACAGTGGCCTAACGGTAAAGCCTTCATAATGTCAGTTTGGTGAGGAGGTACTGTACTGGCTAGAACACATGGTAGGGGAAAGGGCAAAGCTAGATGCATCATGGACCAATTTGGTTTAAAAAAGACAGTCCGAGACAAATCCGATGGACAGATGACACTGTGAAAGCAGGCAATGATCTAAAGAGCGAAATGACGAGGGCACCGGTACTAGTCCGGACTTCAATGAATCCTTTACTATACAAACAGATGCCTAGCAACGTAGCTATTGGAGCTGTGCTTAGTCAGGTATAAGGTGATGATGAACATCCTATTACCTACATCAGCAGGAAACTGTGTAATGGCAGGTTGAGTTGGCACCTGAAGATCGCCAGAAAACTGCATTCGCGACAAGAACAGGGCTTTATGAGTTTACGGTCAGGCCTTTTGGTCTAGCGTTAGCTCCTGCGACATTCGAGAGACTGATGGAAACGGTACTAGCAGGTGTACAGTGGCAGACCTGTTTAATTTACCTAAACGATATAATCGTGACCGGGAAGACATTTGAAGACATGATTGAGAATCTGCAACAAGTTTTCAACCGCCTTCAAGAAGCTGGATTAAAGCTAAAGGCGAGAAAATGTTGTCTGTTTGCCAAAGAAGTCATTTACCTTGGTCACAAGATCTCGGAGGAAGGTATCTCCACCGACCCAGATAAGGTGAAGAAAGTTGCGGAGTGGCCAGTCCCAGTCAACATCAAACAACTACGGTCATTCCTAGGGTTCTGTAGTTATTACAGAAAGTTTGTCAGGAACTTTTCTGTGATTGCGAAATGCCTACACAAGCTGACAGAAAAGGGACGGAAATTCGATTGGACACCTCAGTGTCAGGAAGCGTATGAGATTCTGAAAAGAGCGCAAAATCTCACCCTCCCTGATTTTACTAAAGAGTTCATATTCGACACAGATGCGAGTCAGGAAGCTATTGGGGCTGCACTATCACAGGAAATTGATGGCATAGAGAGACCCATAGCATTTGCAGGACGAACATTGACCAAGGCAGAGAGGAAGTATTGCGTAACGCGTAAAGAATTACTGGCTGTCGTCAATTTCACAAAGTACTTCCGGCATTATCTGTATGGCAGaaagtttactgtcagaacagACCACAGTTCGCTCAGATGGTTGCTGAATTTCAAAGACCCAGAGGGCCAGATGGCAAGATGGCTTCAGGTGTTAAGCTCATATGACATGTACATCATCCATCGACCAGGGGAGCAACATCAGAATGCCGATGGACTGAGCAGGGTCCCTTGTCGTCTATGCAACTTTGACCCAGATTGGGAACTGAAGGCAGGCAATGGAGCACCTGAATCTACAGCTCAGCTAGTAAGGAGCGTAGACCCTTGTAAATCTGATGACAAAGAAAAACGAGAGAAAACCCCGAGCGAAAAACAAGAGGAAGACGATGACTTAGGTCTGGTTATTGACTGGGTCAAGAAAGGGGAAAAACCTGGATATAAGTCCATAGGTTTCAGAAACAAAACAGTGAAATCCCTATGGTCACAGTTCGAAATACTGTCCATTCAAGATGATCTGTTGGTGAGAAAAACACAAAAAGGAGTAGTTCATATCATAGTTCCTAGAAACGAACGTCGCACAATCCTCGGTCATGCCCATGATAACAAGACAGCTGCTCATCTGGGAACAAGAAAGACTCTTGCCAAGATCCGTCAACAGTATTACTGGCCTGTGATACATGATGATGTCAAACGATATGTCACTGGTTGCACGATGTGTGCTTAGAGtaagaaaatgacaaaaaccAAGAGAGCACCTATGCAGATAACTGAATCGGGATACCCAATGGAGCGCATAGCTATGGACATTCTGTGCGAATTGCCGGAGACCGATGGTGGCAACAGGCACATCTTGGTTATCTCTGACTACTACACAAAGTTGACAGAAAGTTTCCCAATGCAAAACATGAACGCAGAGACCGTAGCACGCATACTGGTAGAAGAAGTTGTCTGTCGATTCGGAGTCCCCAGCATTATCCATTCAGATCAGGGCTCTCAGTTTGAGAGTGCTTTGTTTCGGGAAATGTGTCGCATACTGCAAATTCAAAAGACCCGTACCACTCCCTACCACCCGCAGTCAGATGGTATGGTTGCGCGGTTCAATAAGACATTGTTTACCATGTTAAGGGCCTTTGTGAATGAGCGACACACTGACTGGGACAGACACTTGCCATATGTCATGATGGCATATCAGTCAACCGAACATGAGACCACTTCCAATTCCCCCAACTTTATGATGCTTGGAAGAGAAACTTCTACTCCACTGGATCTACAATTCTCTATGCCACGAAATCTGAAAGCATTACCACAGAATACATGGGCGTGGGAGCTACAGGTAAAAATGGAAGACGCACACCAGTCGGTCAGAGAAAGTGTAAAGGGACGAATGCTTAGACAAAAGAAGCTTCATGATCAGAAACTCTCCTGGCAACCATTCAAGGCTGGTGATGATGTATTCGTTTTCTTTCCCAACGTCAAGACAGGACAAAGTTCAAAGCTAGCCTGTCGCTGGAAGGGTCCATTCCGAGTGATATCAAAGCTCACTGACGTCACATATCGCATACGCTGTAGGCGCAAAGGGAAGCTAAAAGTGATTCATGTGGACCGCAAAGAAGCCAAAGAAAGTTCAGATGCTCAGGAATGAGAATGCAGAGGATTTTGCAAAAGTTAAAGAGCAACAGACTCAGGTTGACGAGAGTTGTTTCGAGAGCAAGCAAAACAGAGTTGATAACAGAAGAAGTGATTGGTTTGAGGAGAGTGCTACTTTCAAAGAGAGTGAAAACGAGTCTGGGAGAGACCTTAAGAATATTAGTTCTAAGAATATAGAAACTAACCCAAAACAGGGTCGCAGACATAGAAAAGCACCTGACAAACACTCTGACTATGTTTTGTACTAGTCTATGTCTTGAgatgttttatcataaaatactTGTATCACATAAAGAAGATATACCACTAATCATAGCTTTTGGTACTTTGGTACTAAGAGAATGGTAAACACAAAGACGACCCCAATGAAGGCCTGTCCTATGTGCAAGTTCAGAACCGCTGGGACAGAAGAGCTCAGGAAGCATCTGGTGATGTGTGGTCTGAAACGCTCTGAAAAGAATGCATTTGCCTGTACTCATTGTAACTTCACGACTACAAAGCAAGTATACCTTACCCGTCATGAGAAAAGACATATCATCGAAGAGAATGGTATGGACAAAAACAGCCAACCTGAGACCGTCCATGTGTCTAATCTACAGGAGGATAAGCAGGCCGAAGGGTCCAGTGACAGCTCAAGCAGCTCCAGTAGTGATAGTGACGATGGGTCGGATGATGATTCCAATCCTTCGCCTAAAGGAACGGAAGATTGGCAAAAGCAGGACCCTGGAAGTTTACTGTCCGAGGAGTCGGAGGAAGAAACTACTGAGCCAGTTGTCCCATCTGACAACAGACCTTCAACCTCAGCTACAGCAGTGGCCACAAATCCTGTACCCCCGGATGATTCTTTGATAGGTCGGGTGATCAGGAAATCGACAAAACCTACACTGCCATTTCATAAGAAGAGAATAGCAGAACAAATTGGTGAACCAGGCAAGAGGCTACGTGCCACAGACCTGCGACAGGTCATCCCTAAACTAGTAAATCTGGATCATCCCACGAAGCGACATACGAGTACGGTTAGTCGACGTTTTGTTAATGTTGGAGTCCAGACGTAGCCCGCCATGAACAAAACTAAGCGGACAGTCACGACCACTTGTCGATATCATGAGGCAGGCAAGCAAGTGAAACAAACCACGGTAGATGAAACCTACTTTTATTTGGAAATAGAGAATAGGCTAGAGGCCAACATCATTTGGACGGACCTCACTTAAACGAAGTGACCATACACTAGTGTTGTACTATAACACTGCTGGATTAATAAAGAAAgttgatttgttttgtaaatacttGTTTTCCTTTGGTTCTTATGATTTCGTTCTAACATAATTAAGAAGCATGGAAGCTTCAACCTCGAAGGCGTTGATGAAAATAGATAACACATACCGATCAGGCAtcgttgtgtattgtttacatgtgttcatCCGGGTCATTAGTTATTCTCGTGCATTCTCCCGCACGCTTGATTATGTAATTCTACCCTTACATGTAAAACACTTGAATGACTCAGATGGTCTATATCGGAGGGTATAAAAGCCGGCTCTGACAGAACACAACACTCTGATTTCGGCATCCAAACTGTGCAGACAGAGACCCTAAGAAAGGCAGATAGTTATGGAAAGATAGATGTGACCACGGTCTTCTCCTTGATCCGTCAACTAGTCATTTTAACACAGAGTGTTTGGCAGAGGCTGATAGGTTAGCGACTACAAAGTAGTTGGCGACTACAAGCAGGTAGTCGACGGTCAAGTCAGCGACTACAAGGTAGTCGGCGGGCATGTCAGCGACCATGCTATAAGTAGTGTTGGTGGTCAGGAGCAAACACCAGGGGTTAGGTGGCCGATGATAATAAATAGGAACAATCAGAGCGTCATATCATGTTCGATTAAACATATTGCTTATCACCGACTCCCCGTATAGTCAGCGGTCACACACAGACCAGCGACAAGTAACTAGCCGTTGTGAGTGGTACGGGCCGAGTCATAGTCAAGTACTAGTTTTAGATGTAAGCAAACAGTGTTAATATAGTATTAAGACCAGGTGTCAGCGGTCAGACAgaccactgtatatatataacttatattttatgtgtTGTATGTTCTCGTTAAATGTTAAAGGCTACCAAATAgtagtaatatttgtatatatttgcatcTGTAGACTAGTCACTAACCAGGATCTATTAGAGGTAGTGACGAACCCATTTGTAAACGTCACAACTGTTACCACGGGAATACAATTATTCTACAGTAAAGAAAGAGTGTTTGGCTATAGTATGGAATGTGGAGACTTTTGCCTATTATATCAGTGGAGTAAAGTTTACAATCCAAACAGACCACAATCGTTTAAAATTGCTTCATAGGACCAAGCAAAAGAACCGgtgattttttaaaagtcaAGATGGATTGCCTCGAGtttaatatatactgtgtatatagtaCTAGTAAAGAAACTGTGAAGTGTCATTGATATTTTAAGCTGTACTTTAAATGTACCAGATCCTTGATATTAACATGTGTTTAGTGATATGAATTTAGGGAACATATCCTATTTGGAATTTGGTGAAATTATTGGTTATAATTCTTTGGAGTAATCTTTTTTCGGTGGAAGTACTTATATTTGGATTAATACCATGCTAAGGAATTTAAAGTAATAGTTATAGAaactgtgtatatattggaCATCGATTATGACCAGTGATTTATTAATGcagtgtttatatacattgtatatatcatctcaGCTTGAGTATCTAGAGCAATATTATCTCATTTACTTTTAGACCATAACATTTTTCACAGGCAGGGAGATGTTAATAAGGAGAAATTGACCCCAGCGTCAATTACATGGTCAGTGTAATCTGTGACCACCAGAGTCTGGTGATCCCCGCCAGTACATACGGTATCAGCTAAATGGAGTTACCACGGGTGTCAGGATCCCGTGGTGATGCTGCTGGACCCTTATCACAGTATCTTATTAGCTACTGAAGTAATTATAATTGCTATGTATGTTTAGACTGGGTGAACAGGCCCTGATAGAGTCAGTCCTGGTGTGGCCTTGGAAGGGGTAACGTGTAAGCTCGATACTCAGGCCATACCTGTTACCAATGTTGTCTGTGGATCACTTAGAACAGCTGTTGTTGTGTAATGCTTTATGATTGATCTTGGAATAAGCATCCTAAGGTCATTAACATTGGGCAgacttttttctgttttattttctggTAAGATTAACTCTACTTTAGATAAAGAAGAAAGTTACTAGGACTAAATCATTTGGTCGGTTCATACAAAGATCCAGACTGGAAAAAGTAATATTCCATTGGACAAATGTGTGGACGTCTATCCTGAAAATACATATACGACTATGTTGACTTCTGGTATCTGAATTCAAAACCCAGTTTGAAATTTCCAACCTCCAGGAGTCGGTAGTCCCTTTTGGATAACTCTTTTCCTTTTATCTAGCATTCAATACATGTTTCAATACAATTAAGTTACGAAGACTAGAAATATTTGCACATTTCAACTACTATTGTATTCGGTGCTGCGGGATTTGACATTACTAAAATGCTTGTTATATCCCACATCAAGGTTCTTTGTCGTATCCTTTGGTTCTTCAAACAACACTGTTGCTTCACAACCATATTCTTTTATCACACTAATAAAATGGACAGCGTCAGAATCACTGGACAATCTAGAATGGCTGGTGAGGAGTC
This genomic stretch from Pecten maximus chromosome 16, xPecMax1.1, whole genome shotgun sequence harbors:
- the LOC117344742 gene encoding transcription factor HIVEP2-like, which encodes MVNTKTTPMKACPMCKFRTAGTEELRKHLVMCGLKRSEKNAFACTHCNFTTTKQVYLTRHEKRHIIEENGMDKNSQPETVHVSNLQEDKQAEGSSDSSSSSSSDSDDGSDDDSNPSPKGTEDWQKQDPGSLLSEESEEETTEPVVPSDNRPSTSATAVATNPVPPDDSLIGRVIRKSTKPTLPFHKKRIAEQIGEPGKRLRATDLRQVIPKLVNLDHPTKRHTSTVSRRFVNVGVQT